The Streptomyces sp. NBC_00224 genome has a window encoding:
- a CDS encoding DUF4097 domain-containing protein codes for MALAALTVGGLSACSALDQKTFEDDAEVPQKITSIRLDSGNGGVKVDASADISTASVHRKVNYRGDKPSGTSFSVENGVLTLSGCGKNCGVDYVVKVPAGLPVTGGTSNGSLTLTDVGTVDVHTSNGEIAVNSARGPVKLSTSNGDVNVKDAKGGDIDTQTSNGEVTIQTATPQNIKARTTSGSLTITAPPAKYQISATNSHGDKKVAFKNDPSGKYRLDLSTTNGDLTVESAG; via the coding sequence GTGGCTTTGGCTGCTCTCACCGTCGGCGGGCTCTCCGCCTGCTCGGCCCTCGACCAGAAGACCTTCGAGGACGATGCCGAGGTGCCCCAGAAAATCACCTCGATCCGTCTCGACAGCGGGAACGGCGGGGTGAAGGTGGACGCGTCGGCGGACATCTCAACGGCCTCCGTGCACCGAAAGGTCAACTACCGTGGTGACAAGCCCAGTGGCACGTCCTTCAGCGTCGAGAACGGCGTCCTGACGCTCTCCGGCTGCGGCAAGAACTGCGGCGTCGACTACGTCGTCAAGGTGCCCGCCGGTCTTCCGGTGACGGGAGGCACGTCCAACGGCAGCCTCACGCTGACCGATGTCGGCACGGTCGACGTGCACACAAGCAACGGCGAGATCGCAGTGAACAGCGCGAGGGGCCCTGTGAAGCTGAGCACGTCCAACGGTGACGTCAACGTCAAGGACGCCAAGGGCGGCGACATCGACACGCAGACGTCGAACGGCGAGGTGACGATCCAGACGGCCACCCCACAGAACATCAAGGCCCGCACGACCAGCGGCAGCCTCACGATCACGGCCCCGCCCGCCAAGTACCAGATCTCAGCGACCAACTCCCACGGCGACAAGAAGGTGGCGTTCAAGAACGACCCGTCGGGCAAGTACCGCTTGGATCTGTCGACAACGAACGGTGACCTGACTGTGGAGTCGGCAGGCTAG